In Campylobacterota bacterium, one DNA window encodes the following:
- a CDS encoding LPS-assembly protein LptD: MTYFKFITRLGLCLLSFALLGNVHAALPKVSTAIDRIKIESKRQVVHALETFTFYDQVDVLIDEKIHLCADVVTFDKKKNIIVAEKKTEGHVKVEGQDFLILTDRFVFDLNDQTGHADSIVLHVDEGYVYAQQAEKINRRDWHIKSLQFTPCDGRRPHWQMKAKRAMLRGGYFIKMHDALFKAGPLPIFSLPRFMLPIGLLSPHTSSSGFLFPRFVLDSDYGIGFKQEYYYRIHEHADTTLGLDWRDRRGIVFFDELRWARSPQDFTLFNAHYAVVNDNLVRRNKRVVSKKQHRYWVVGKDFRTFDLFSGKDIDLNSLVRLDFGTDKRIGYHFFNTIEDVEDSFCNSVIARLASPKNLLELSLDSIKTNRRQFIDFSLTQDAHLHELSQKLACKREQEGTAICKRKELEDRVSVVKVPHFEVNQAWQRIGDFLSYRHDFFIDHIYYRQKEAERTYSNSLLVDTRLLKPLDETSLIRFNYHGNVSAHAQFYSNALTAYFKPVVQVRSDKQQDAVFSKNVWEERVLGRGGYRAFLAAGATWAFPEWSLLSHNGSWGNYFQPCLTWDFVPRFFQDHWYYMDKWDRFFAKNQLGLTLHNAWHKDPWHAEICLSQGYDFFPSKDRFFLDRSVTHEHLLPFRLNAEGGFRYVNFVCDQEYDWKRFNLLQSYCGVGINTDRFNISLGYLYQDRKAQEVRDILTNVSHFLLLNCQIPLGKCATLFYDAQLYAQGKSSFLKLGTVRPLLHRIRFDYAGHCWGFYLGYEQKRYREFGNNRSEHAVVFSLRLDSLGSFAKKFKRPQFIKR, from the coding sequence GTGACATATTTTAAGTTCATTACTCGTCTTGGTTTGTGCCTGCTTAGCTTTGCATTGTTGGGTAATGTACATGCAGCACTACCCAAAGTTTCAACAGCCATTGATCGCATTAAAATAGAAAGCAAGCGTCAAGTTGTACATGCGCTTGAAACCTTTACGTTTTATGATCAGGTGGATGTACTTATTGATGAAAAAATCCATTTGTGTGCTGATGTTGTCACCTTTGATAAGAAGAAAAACATTATTGTCGCAGAAAAAAAAACAGAGGGACACGTCAAGGTTGAAGGGCAAGACTTTCTCATTTTGACTGACCGCTTTGTTTTCGATCTTAATGATCAGACGGGCCATGCTGATTCAATAGTTTTGCATGTTGATGAAGGATATGTGTACGCGCAACAAGCAGAAAAGATTAATCGCCGTGATTGGCATATAAAAAGTTTACAGTTTACTCCCTGCGATGGGCGCAGGCCACACTGGCAAATGAAAGCTAAGCGTGCAATGTTACGCGGTGGCTATTTTATAAAGATGCACGATGCGCTGTTTAAGGCGGGGCCATTGCCAATATTTTCTTTGCCACGCTTTATGTTGCCAATTGGTCTACTTTCGCCTCATACAAGCAGTTCAGGTTTTTTATTTCCGCGATTTGTGCTCGATTCTGATTACGGCATTGGTTTTAAGCAAGAGTATTACTATCGAATACATGAGCATGCTGATACAACACTTGGTCTTGACTGGCGCGATCGTCGAGGTATTGTTTTTTTTGATGAATTGCGTTGGGCCCGATCGCCGCAAGATTTTACACTTTTTAATGCTCACTATGCGGTTGTCAATGACAATCTTGTGAGACGAAACAAAAGGGTGGTGAGTAAAAAACAACACCGTTATTGGGTTGTGGGTAAGGATTTTCGTACCTTTGATCTTTTTTCTGGTAAGGACATTGATCTTAATAGTTTAGTCAGACTTGATTTTGGGACTGATAAGCGTATTGGCTATCATTTTTTTAATACGATAGAGGACGTTGAAGACAGTTTTTGTAATTCGGTTATAGCGCGACTAGCCAGTCCAAAAAATTTGCTTGAGCTTAGTCTTGACAGTATTAAAACGAATAGACGACAATTTATTGATTTTTCATTGACGCAAGATGCGCATTTACATGAGTTGAGTCAAAAGCTTGCTTGCAAGCGGGAGCAGGAAGGGACAGCTATTTGCAAGCGTAAAGAGCTGGAGGATCGTGTTTCAGTTGTCAAGGTGCCGCATTTTGAAGTTAATCAGGCGTGGCAAAGGATTGGTGATTTTCTCTCATACAGACATGATTTTTTCATAGACCATATTTATTATCGTCAAAAAGAAGCAGAGCGTACCTATTCTAACTCTTTGCTTGTTGACACTCGTTTGTTAAAGCCATTGGATGAAACATCGCTTATTCGTTTTAACTATCATGGCAATGTATCTGCTCATGCTCAATTTTATTCAAATGCATTGACAGCTTATTTTAAGCCAGTTGTTCAAGTCAGATCTGACAAGCAGCAAGATGCTGTATTTTCAAAAAATGTGTGGGAAGAACGCGTGCTTGGTCGTGGTGGTTACCGAGCTTTTTTAGCAGCGGGAGCTACATGGGCTTTTCCCGAGTGGAGCTTGCTTTCCCATAATGGCTCGTGGGGAAACTATTTTCAGCCGTGTTTGACCTGGGATTTTGTTCCAAGGTTTTTTCAAGATCATTGGTATTATATGGACAAATGGGATCGTTTCTTTGCAAAAAATCAGCTGGGATTGACGTTACACAATGCATGGCATAAGGACCCATGGCATGCAGAGATCTGTTTGAGTCAGGGATATGATTTTTTCCCATCAAAAGATCGTTTTTTCCTTGATCGGTCAGTGACACATGAGCATTTGTTGCCTTTTCGTTTGAATGCTGAAGGGGGCTTTAGATATGTCAATTTTGTTTGTGATCAAGAATATGATTGGAAGCGCTTTAACCTTTTGCAGTCGTATTGTGGTGTTGGTATTAATACAGATCGTTTTAATATCTCTTTGGGTTATCTTTATCAAGATCGTAAAGCCCAAGAAGTTAGAGATATTTTAACCAACGTTTCTCATTTTTTATTACTTAATTGTCAAATACCTCTTGGCAAATGTGCGACGCTGTTCTATGATGCACAGTTATATGCTCAGGGCAAATCAAGCTTCTTAAAGTTAGGTACGGTAAGACCATTGCTCCATCGTATACGTTTTGACTATGCTGGACATTGCTGGGGCTTTTATTTGGGTTATGAACAGAAGCGGTACCGAGAATTTGGTAATAATCGCAGTGAACATGCCGTGGTATTTTCTTTACGACTTGATTCTCTCGGTTCATTTGCAAAGAAATTTAAAAGGCCTCAATTTATTAAACGTTGA
- a CDS encoding YraN family protein yields the protein MTNNTQALAKQKTGRAGEQAVSTHLEANGFQVIARNYQTRAGEIDIIAQKDDVVAFIEVKTRFNEYFHITQTITKSKQNKIIKTAKHFAMKQSVVDKVLRFDVAIVTRQNGTWHVNYLPNAFQAG from the coding sequence ATGACAAACAACACACAAGCATTAGCTAAGCAAAAAACTGGGCGTGCTGGCGAACAAGCTGTCAGCACGCATCTTGAGGCAAATGGCTTTCAAGTCATCGCGCGTAACTATCAAACACGTGCTGGTGAGATTGACATCATTGCACAAAAAGATGATGTCGTTGCTTTTATTGAAGTTAAAACACGATTTAATGAGTACTTTCACATAACGCAGACCATTACAAAAAGCAAACAAAACAAAATCATCAAAACAGCCAAACACTTTGCCATGAAGCAAAGTGTTGTCGACAAGGTTTTGCGATTCGATGTTGCCATTGTCACTCGTCAAAATGGAACATGGCACGTCAACTATTTGCCCAATGCGTTTCAGGCTGGCTAA
- the yidC gene encoding membrane protein insertase YidC, whose product MDRKLLLSIALSLATVGAMHYFFGKFSQAPEKTGPVSVEQQEQTAVSGQPIKVPTTQDLYKPLVLDVSFAAERKAGLDESNTVVQTDYCTATFSNYGAILTSLDFDQHTGRNKTALKTVQAKGVHDEQQRKKGCFLLALDENTPFIYTLKQRRETDGGMELVFQAENESWVITKEYVFVKDSYQIDVIVGFEPKVVQAKPVKPRLFFVAPFIKEIEQDSLSVVAWNESKQAIDKSEAVKAQGLVWPWQGTDPLFGVENKYFVHALINDPSKFVQRAYVKYLNDREVLPVLEGPEVTEGREWRMSFYFGPKLFQHFAKADARLEELLSFGWLSWLCKLLLQLLEIIYKYVGNFGFAIIILTILLKIPFTPFSIYGRRRMEEYQKHQPIINKIRQKYRNDLKLAHEEIMKYHKDHGLSPTAHMVGCLPLLVQLPILFALYRVLNNYLALHQAPFIGWIVDLSSKDPYYVLPILMGLSMLVQQIIAPVSDEKQRAVMMFMPVIMTVVFLNFPAGLVLYWFVNNVLTVAEDSLRKYIFG is encoded by the coding sequence ATGGATAGAAAATTACTTCTGTCAATTGCACTTTCATTGGCGACGGTTGGTGCCATGCATTACTTTTTTGGTAAATTTTCTCAGGCACCTGAAAAAACGGGGCCTGTCAGCGTAGAACAGCAGGAGCAGACTGCAGTTTCAGGGCAGCCGATCAAAGTGCCAACAACTCAAGATTTGTATAAACCATTGGTATTAGATGTTTCGTTTGCCGCTGAGCGTAAGGCGGGGTTGGATGAGTCTAATACGGTTGTACAAACAGATTATTGCACTGCTACGTTTTCAAACTATGGTGCAATATTAACATCACTGGATTTTGATCAGCATACAGGTAGAAATAAAACTGCGCTAAAAACGGTCCAGGCAAAAGGAGTCCACGATGAGCAGCAACGTAAAAAAGGTTGTTTCTTGCTTGCGCTGGACGAGAACACTCCGTTTATTTATACGCTTAAACAACGACGTGAAACTGATGGTGGCATGGAGCTTGTTTTTCAAGCAGAAAATGAGTCGTGGGTTATTACAAAAGAGTACGTGTTTGTAAAAGATAGCTATCAGATTGATGTGATTGTTGGGTTTGAGCCAAAAGTTGTACAGGCAAAGCCGGTCAAGCCACGCCTCTTTTTTGTAGCACCATTCATTAAGGAGATTGAGCAAGATAGTTTGAGCGTTGTTGCGTGGAATGAGTCAAAGCAAGCTATTGACAAGTCTGAAGCGGTTAAGGCCCAGGGGCTTGTGTGGCCATGGCAAGGAACAGATCCGTTGTTTGGGGTAGAGAACAAGTATTTTGTTCATGCATTAATTAACGACCCAAGCAAATTTGTGCAGCGTGCCTATGTCAAGTATCTTAACGATCGCGAGGTGCTTCCTGTTCTTGAGGGTCCTGAAGTAACTGAAGGGCGTGAGTGGAGGATGTCATTTTACTTTGGGCCAAAGTTATTTCAGCATTTTGCAAAAGCTGATGCACGTCTTGAAGAGCTTTTGTCTTTTGGATGGTTGTCATGGCTGTGTAAGCTACTTCTTCAACTGTTGGAAATTATCTACAAGTATGTTGGCAACTTTGGTTTTGCTATCATCATTTTGACAATTTTGCTCAAGATTCCATTTACCCCATTTTCTATTTATGGACGTCGTAGAATGGAAGAATACCAAAAACATCAGCCGATTATTAACAAAATTAGACAAAAATATCGCAATGATCTGAAGCTAGCGCATGAAGAGATTATGAAGTATCACAAGGATCACGGTCTCTCCCCAACCGCGCATATGGTTGGTTGTTTGCCACTGCTTGTGCAATTGCCAATTTTGTTTGCACTCTATCGAGTCTTGAACAATTATTTGGCGCTTCATCAGGCACCATTTATTGGCTGGATTGTTGACCTGTCAAGCAAAGACCCATACTACGTACTTCCAATCTTGATGGGTCTTTCCATGCTGGTTCAGCAGATTATTGCTCCCGTCAGTGATGAAAAACAACGTGCTGTCATGATGTTTATGCCTGTGATTATGACTGTCGTGTTTTTGAACTTTCCAGCAGGTCTTGTCTTGTACTGGTTTGTTAACAACGTGTTGACAGTTGCTGAAGATTCTTTGAGAAAATATATCTTCGGGTAA
- a CDS encoding penicillin-binding protein 2 — translation MRKWYNHVDISRYKMRVGLVCLCFFVMFAIIALRLFLLQVRQKDFFMLLARSQYQTNLSIVPARAEIFDRSGSVALAFNRQVQSAFVLKNQCKDIAKLNDFLRRHYPDVYKKMNEHPQQNFFWIERKLSSERYSWLKGADVCDINFVGEDQRVYAQPSLGQVIGITDVDNVGLTGTELLFSEQLCGSPTLVSIEKDARSGSFYFEQAVQQQGKKGDVLRLSIDSTLQSLAWEQLKQTVEEYEALVGTVLIVNPDNGQVLALANYPSFDPNQKCTDLDLLKNNAVNECYELGSVFKVFTALGALEQGVVDMDEEIDCEGKVSMVNRVRVENWRRFETMTFRDVVRYSSNIGIAKVSMRLGHNLYDHLTMLGFGRKTGIELPGERDGFVNHPSKWSRPSVIVLSFGYEIMATLAQLARAFCTIANGGYDVPLTLLCQSKGNVAHARRLYKEKTIEDVKSILTDIGVRYPVDGFQVMGKTGSARCVKDGKYSPLHHNYTFAGIVEQGAYKRVVITFIKEPKKYVQYASQVTAPLFQRIAHKMALHDLMSLDVTVTNS, via the coding sequence ATGCGTAAATGGTATAACCATGTAGATATCTCTCGCTATAAGATGCGTGTGGGGCTTGTGTGCCTTTGTTTTTTTGTAATGTTTGCGATCATAGCATTGCGGCTTTTTCTGCTACAGGTAAGACAAAAAGATTTTTTTATGCTGTTGGCACGAAGTCAGTATCAAACAAATTTGAGCATTGTGCCAGCGCGAGCAGAAATTTTTGACCGCTCAGGTAGTGTGGCGCTGGCATTTAACAGGCAGGTGCAGTCCGCATTTGTTCTTAAAAATCAGTGTAAAGATATTGCTAAATTGAATGACTTTTTAAGGCGACATTACCCCGATGTGTACAAAAAGATGAACGAACATCCACAACAAAACTTTTTCTGGATTGAGCGTAAGCTTAGTTCAGAGCGTTATTCCTGGCTTAAAGGAGCCGATGTTTGCGATATTAATTTTGTTGGCGAAGATCAGCGTGTTTATGCACAGCCTTCGTTAGGGCAAGTGATTGGGATAACTGATGTTGACAACGTTGGATTGACCGGAACAGAGCTTTTGTTTTCAGAGCAACTATGTGGAAGCCCAACACTGGTCAGCATTGAAAAGGATGCACGTTCTGGATCATTTTACTTTGAACAAGCAGTTCAGCAGCAGGGAAAAAAAGGAGATGTGCTGCGGTTGTCGATTGATAGTACTTTGCAGTCTCTTGCTTGGGAACAACTTAAACAAACCGTTGAAGAGTATGAAGCATTGGTAGGTACGGTGCTTATTGTCAATCCTGACAATGGTCAGGTGCTTGCACTTGCCAACTATCCATCTTTTGACCCAAATCAAAAATGTACCGATCTTGACCTACTTAAAAATAATGCTGTCAATGAATGTTATGAGTTGGGCTCAGTTTTTAAAGTTTTCACTGCGCTTGGTGCGCTTGAGCAGGGTGTGGTTGATATGGATGAAGAAATTGATTGCGAGGGAAAAGTGTCCATGGTTAATCGCGTACGTGTTGAAAATTGGAGGCGGTTTGAAACAATGACGTTTCGCGATGTTGTGCGCTACTCAAGCAATATTGGTATTGCAAAAGTGAGTATGCGGTTGGGGCATAATTTGTATGATCATTTGACCATGCTTGGCTTTGGTAGAAAGACAGGCATTGAGCTGCCGGGAGAACGTGATGGGTTTGTCAATCATCCGTCTAAATGGAGTAGGCCATCGGTCATTGTTTTATCGTTTGGATATGAAATCATGGCAACGCTTGCCCAGCTTGCGCGTGCCTTTTGCACCATTGCCAATGGGGGTTACGACGTACCACTGACTCTTTTATGCCAGTCTAAAGGGAACGTGGCGCATGCTCGCAGGTTGTACAAAGAAAAAACGATTGAAGATGTCAAATCTATTTTGACTGACATTGGCGTTCGTTATCCCGTCGATGGGTTTCAAGTGATGGGCAAAACTGGTAGCGCTCGGTGTGTTAAAGATGGTAAGTACTCACCTCTGCATCATAATTACACGTTTGCAGGAATTGTTGAACAGGGTGCATACAAACGCGTGGTTATTACGTTTATCAAGGAGCCAAAAAAATATGTTCAATATGCATCCCAAGTTACAGCGCCCTTGTTTCAGCGAATTGCGCATAAAATGGCACTGCATGATCTTATGAGTCTTGATGTTACGGTTACGAACTCTTAG
- the recR gene encoding recombination protein RecR, with protein MFGRLPALSRLIRQLQKVPFLASKNIAKVAVYFLTRDDKTIDELVESIKQAREQVKLCTACFNWTEQQGLCSICSSPKRDGKVICVVETWHDLWSIENTGGYEGVYHILGGSLCPLEGIGPEHLHIQPLLKRLEGDVQEIIFATNPTPEGEATASFISSKIQHLPLTISKLASGVPTGSSLEYMDRITIAKALAGRRPY; from the coding sequence GTGTTTGGACGACTTCCTGCTCTGAGCAGGCTTATTAGGCAACTACAGAAAGTTCCCTTCTTGGCGTCTAAAAATATCGCCAAGGTTGCAGTTTATTTTTTGACGCGCGATGATAAAACAATCGATGAGCTCGTTGAATCGATCAAACAGGCGCGTGAACAAGTTAAATTATGTACGGCATGCTTTAACTGGACGGAGCAGCAGGGACTGTGCTCAATTTGTAGTTCGCCAAAGCGTGATGGCAAGGTTATATGTGTCGTTGAAACATGGCATGATTTATGGTCGATAGAAAATACCGGCGGTTACGAAGGGGTTTATCATATTCTGGGGGGATCACTGTGTCCGCTTGAGGGCATAGGTCCTGAACATTTACATATTCAGCCTTTGCTCAAGCGTCTTGAAGGTGATGTTCAAGAAATTATTTTTGCAACCAACCCGACTCCCGAGGGTGAGGCGACTGCAAGCTTTATTTCTTCAAAAATACAGCATCTTCCATTGACGATCTCTAAGCTTGCAAGCGGTGTTCCTACCGGGTCAAGTTTGGAATATATGGATCGTATAACTATAGCTAAGGCGCTTGCAGGTAGAAGGCCATACTAA
- the bamD gene encoding outer membrane protein assembly factor BamD, producing MQKTRSMSVSTLSTYLCLGLLGLTLSGCGKQKKEKTTTIPIEQNQEKPIKKKKKKKLNKEDDLTLAELKQHAIDSIKRKRKMDAITYLEKIVTHYPDEPNIGKFKLMLAEMYFKTASYPSAKKMYSHFKHYYPASKHAEYAQYKSILSNFYQTLRTDCDQTRTEKTIKSCKKYLADASKLRYRRDVQDIQTTCINKLVDKEVYVFNYYLKQGELQAAENRLKHLRANFLEQNSSLEPRLLFLECKLEKKRNNKDSIRHKIEILDTKYPQSQFTVMAQSLDTSSSHKPTVLDLA from the coding sequence ATGCAAAAAACACGCTCAATGTCAGTAAGCACGCTATCCACTTACCTCTGCCTAGGGTTGCTAGGCTTAACGCTGAGTGGATGTGGCAAACAAAAAAAAGAAAAAACAACAACTATCCCCATTGAACAAAATCAAGAAAAACCGATTAAAAAAAAGAAAAAGAAGAAACTAAACAAAGAAGACGATCTTACTCTTGCCGAGCTCAAACAACACGCGATTGATAGCATCAAGCGCAAACGTAAAATGGATGCCATCACGTATCTTGAAAAAATTGTCACACACTACCCAGATGAGCCGAACATCGGTAAGTTCAAACTAATGCTTGCAGAGATGTACTTTAAAACAGCAAGTTATCCATCAGCAAAGAAAATGTACTCTCACTTTAAACATTACTACCCTGCAAGCAAACACGCTGAGTATGCTCAGTACAAATCCATTCTTTCGAATTTTTACCAAACACTACGCACCGATTGCGACCAAACACGAACAGAAAAAACAATCAAAAGTTGCAAAAAATATCTAGCCGACGCTAGCAAGCTACGCTACCGTCGTGACGTGCAAGACATTCAAACAACCTGCATAAACAAACTCGTAGACAAAGAAGTATACGTTTTTAACTATTACCTCAAACAAGGCGAACTACAAGCTGCAGAAAACCGGCTCAAACATCTACGAGCCAACTTTCTAGAACAAAATTCATCACTTGAACCACGTCTACTCTTTTTAGAGTGTAAACTTGAGAAAAAACGTAATAACAAAGACTCAATCAGACACAAAATTGAGATATTGGATACCAAATATCCTCAGTCTCAATTTACCGTTATGGCTCAATCGCTTGATACGAGCAGCAGCCACAAACCAACTGTTCTTGACCTTGCATAA